One segment of Halorubellus sp. JP-L1 DNA contains the following:
- a CDS encoding peptide-methionine (S)-S-oxide reductase: MSRWTTADVRAYDDRAPAPDETRSFTAALGCFWGPDAAFGALPGVVRTRTGYAGGTDPDPTYERIGDHSEVVQVDYDPAETTFEALVETAVAEHDPTRQPAKRQYHHVLFYESDEERATVERALDALAVPQVETRVEPLESFAVAEPYHQKFNLRGKRWATDAFDDAGYDRADVRESPAAAKLNAVLAGRDVPELGALGDRTVRDDRAV, encoded by the coding sequence GTGAGCAGATGGACTACGGCGGACGTGCGGGCGTACGACGACAGGGCACCGGCGCCGGACGAGACGCGGTCGTTCACCGCCGCGCTCGGGTGCTTCTGGGGGCCGGACGCTGCCTTCGGCGCGCTCCCGGGCGTGGTGCGGACGCGCACCGGGTACGCGGGCGGCACCGACCCCGACCCGACCTACGAGCGGATCGGCGACCACAGCGAGGTCGTGCAGGTCGACTACGACCCCGCAGAGACGACGTTCGAGGCGCTCGTCGAGACGGCCGTCGCCGAGCACGACCCGACGCGCCAGCCCGCGAAGCGCCAGTACCACCACGTCCTCTTCTACGAGTCCGACGAGGAACGAGCGACCGTCGAGCGCGCACTCGACGCGCTCGCGGTCCCGCAGGTCGAGACGCGCGTCGAACCCCTCGAGTCGTTCGCGGTCGCGGAACCCTACCACCAGAAGTTCAACTTGCGCGGGAAGCGCTGGGCGACCGACGCGTTCGACGACGCGGGCTACGACCGCGCCGACGTCCGCGAGTCGCCCGCCGCCGCGAAACTGAACGCGGTGCTCGCGGGACGAGACGTCCCCGAACTCGGCGCGCTCGGCGACCGCACGGTGCGCGACGACCGCGCGGTCTGA
- a CDS encoding DUF4397 domain-containing protein, with protein sequence MTSDPHRTVLALALAAVVVLGAGGFAASATVQQTDAPSSATDVHAGDDVANANPTAGVANAAPNHTDNGTAVRVLHVSSLLPPIDVVVDGEPVATNVSFVGVTEYRAVDPGNATVEVRINETDEVVYDEDVALDENTTYTVLGTASVAENNTTTYAPALLEDDADAPDEENASVRFLHAISDGPAVTVTLEPANETVGENVTFRTASNYTTVPAGNYTLTVAPADAAGLGELVLQRNVSLDGGTAYTAVAFGFLEPQGVQDAAPLIAALTVDRNASDGAAIGENGTTDENETATENETATSKRTQHTLDHPRHRHQ encoded by the coding sequence ATGACAAGCGACCCGCACCGAACCGTCCTCGCACTCGCACTCGCCGCCGTCGTCGTCCTCGGCGCCGGCGGCTTCGCGGCGAGCGCGACCGTACAGCAGACAGACGCCCCCTCGTCCGCGACCGACGTCCACGCCGGCGACGACGTCGCGAACGCGAACCCCACCGCCGGCGTGGCGAACGCCGCACCGAACCACACCGACAACGGGACTGCCGTGCGCGTCCTCCACGTCTCGTCGCTCCTCCCGCCGATCGACGTCGTCGTCGACGGCGAACCCGTCGCGACGAACGTCTCCTTCGTCGGCGTCACCGAGTACCGGGCCGTCGACCCGGGGAACGCGACCGTCGAGGTCCGCATCAACGAGACCGACGAAGTCGTCTACGACGAGGACGTCGCGCTCGACGAGAACACGACGTACACCGTCCTCGGGACCGCGAGCGTCGCCGAGAACAACACCACCACGTACGCGCCGGCGCTCCTCGAGGACGACGCCGACGCACCCGACGAGGAGAACGCCTCCGTCCGGTTCCTGCACGCGATCTCCGACGGGCCCGCCGTCACCGTCACCCTCGAGCCGGCGAACGAGACCGTCGGCGAGAACGTCACGTTCCGGACCGCGAGCAACTACACGACCGTCCCCGCTGGGAACTACACGCTGACCGTCGCGCCCGCCGACGCCGCGGGCCTCGGCGAACTCGTCCTCCAGCGGAACGTCTCGCTCGACGGCGGCACCGCGTACACCGCGGTCGCCTTCGGGTTCCTCGAACCGCAGGGCGTCCAGGACGCCGCCCCGCTCATCGCCGCACTCACCGTCGACCGGAACGCCAGCGACGGCGCGGCAATCGGTGAGAACGGGACCACGGACGAGAACGAGACCGCGACCGAGAACGAGACCGCGACTTCGAAACGGACCCAACACACTCTCGACCATCCGAGACACCGCCACCAATAG
- a CDS encoding universal stress protein translates to MYDTIVVPTDGSEYARLAASHASEVAVAFDATVHVVSVVDEEAASSVFERGGLDDERREELRSKATAAIADAEDVLADVDRVETAVVDGRTMESILGYVDEVDADLVAMGTHGRTGVDRYVAGSVTERVLRRIDVPVLTVREGESARALAEYDDVVVPTDGSDAANAAVGHALAFATVGDATVHAVNVVDVGSLAASAETTPPADLLERFEIAGEEATEAVAERASDAGLNAETAILKGSPGHELLEYASEHDADLLAMGTTGRTGLDRYLLGSTTERVVRHADRPVLAVNARNGDRD, encoded by the coding sequence ATGTACGATACCATCGTGGTGCCGACGGACGGGAGCGAGTACGCGCGACTGGCGGCGTCGCACGCCAGCGAGGTGGCTGTGGCGTTCGACGCGACGGTGCACGTCGTGTCGGTCGTCGACGAAGAGGCAGCGTCGAGCGTCTTCGAGCGGGGCGGCCTCGACGACGAGCGGCGCGAGGAACTCCGGTCGAAGGCGACGGCAGCGATCGCCGACGCCGAGGACGTCCTCGCGGACGTCGACCGCGTGGAGACGGCAGTGGTCGACGGACGGACGATGGAGTCCATCCTCGGGTACGTCGACGAGGTCGACGCGGACCTGGTCGCGATGGGGACCCACGGTCGGACGGGCGTGGACCGGTACGTCGCCGGGAGCGTGACCGAGCGCGTGCTTCGGCGCATCGACGTCCCGGTGTTGACGGTGCGGGAGGGCGAGTCGGCGCGCGCGCTCGCCGAGTACGACGACGTCGTCGTCCCGACGGACGGGAGCGACGCGGCGAACGCGGCGGTCGGGCACGCGCTCGCGTTCGCCACCGTCGGCGACGCGACCGTGCACGCAGTGAACGTCGTCGACGTCGGGTCGCTCGCGGCGTCCGCCGAGACGACGCCGCCGGCGGACCTCCTCGAGCGGTTCGAGATCGCGGGCGAGGAGGCGACCGAGGCCGTCGCCGAACGAGCGAGCGACGCCGGTCTGAACGCCGAGACGGCGATCCTGAAGGGGTCCCCCGGCCACGAGCTCCTCGAGTACGCGAGCGAGCACGACGCCGACCTCCTCGCGATGGGGACGACGGGCCGCACGGGACTGGATCGGTACCTGCTCGGGAGCACGACCGAGCGCGTCGTCCGGCACGCCGACCGGCCCGTGCTAGCCGTGAACGCCCGGAACGGCGACCGGGACTGA
- a CDS encoding DUF4397 domain-containing protein, translating to MQDDRLLAIVALAVTATLIGGAVAAGTMVQVGATDSSEEALQGPAQLRTVHAAPGVGEVDVLVDGQEVTSNLSYTEASPYQSIEAGSVNVTVLESASGDVLFEDSIQLAEDTRYSVLGALAVDDNGTTAFEPSVVTDDYEVPQMEDSTVRFVHTVPDLDAVDVSVVGPEGNETTVAENVSFGEAGAYVTLPEGDYTVQVRNAAGNETDNATDGVTTTTEAEAGEETTTAAENETEAEAGEETTTAAENETEAEAGEETTTAAENETEAEAGEETTTAAENETEAEAGEETTTAAENETEAEAGEETTTEAEAGEETTTETEPTEPGDAEAADGEVILEMNVTLEGGTVYSAVGLGFANASATDLGGATEGEAGNETENETETEAGEETTTEAEAGEETTTEAGEETTTAAENETEAEAGEETTTAAEDEAETEAANETETEAGEETTTAAAEETTTEAGNETETDGEDVTNGPMMDTSAQVVLIEDAQRPQVSMPGEDGEETTTASDENETETATAGDENETETVAVGGENETETATAGGGNQTETAANTSVSVQGAAPADAFAVAPADAERFAVTAPAVRAP from the coding sequence ATGCAAGACGACAGACTGCTCGCAATAGTAGCACTTGCGGTCACGGCGACACTCATCGGGGGTGCCGTCGCGGCCGGAACAATGGTACAGGTCGGGGCAACAGACAGCAGCGAGGAAGCACTGCAGGGACCGGCGCAGCTGCGGACGGTGCACGCCGCGCCGGGCGTCGGTGAGGTCGACGTCCTCGTCGACGGCCAAGAGGTAACGAGTAACCTCTCGTACACGGAGGCGTCGCCGTACCAGTCCATCGAGGCGGGTTCGGTGAACGTCACCGTGCTCGAGAGTGCAAGCGGTGACGTGCTCTTCGAGGACTCGATCCAGCTCGCGGAGGACACGCGGTACTCGGTCCTCGGCGCGCTCGCTGTCGACGACAACGGAACCACGGCCTTCGAGCCGTCGGTCGTCACCGACGACTACGAGGTCCCGCAGATGGAGGACTCGACGGTGCGGTTCGTGCACACCGTCCCTGATCTCGACGCGGTCGACGTGAGCGTCGTCGGCCCGGAGGGCAACGAGACGACGGTCGCGGAGAACGTCTCCTTCGGTGAAGCGGGTGCGTACGTCACCCTGCCCGAGGGCGACTACACGGTCCAGGTCCGGAACGCGGCCGGGAACGAGACCGACAACGCGACCGACGGCGTGACCACGACGACGGAAGCGGAAGCCGGTGAGGAGACGACGACCGCCGCGGAGAACGAGACGGAAGCCGAGGCTGGCGAGGAGACGACGACTGCCGCGGAGAACGAGACGGAAGCCGAGGCTGGTGAAGAGACGACGACTGCCGCGGAGAACGAGACGGAAGCCGAGGCTGGTGAAGAGACGACGACCGCCGCGGAGAACGAGACGGAAGCCGAGGCTGGCGAAGAGACGACGACCGCCGCGGAGAACGAGACGGAAGCCGAGGCTGGCGAAGAGACGACGACCGAGGCAGAAGCCGGTGAGGAGACGACGACCGAGACGGAGCCGACCGAGCCAGGCGATGCTGAAGCGGCTGACGGCGAGGTCATCCTCGAGATGAACGTCACGCTCGAGGGCGGTACGGTGTACTCCGCCGTCGGCCTCGGGTTCGCGAACGCGAGCGCGACCGACCTCGGTGGCGCGACCGAGGGCGAAGCCGGTAACGAGACCGAGAACGAGACTGAGACGGAAGCCGGCGAGGAGACGACGACCGAGGCAGAAGCCGGTGAAGAGACGACCACGGAAGCCGGTGAGGAGACGACGACTGCCGCGGAGAACGAGACGGAAGCCGAAGCGGGCGAGGAGACGACGACCGCAGCAGAAGACGAGGCGGAGACCGAGGCAGCGAACGAGACGGAGACGGAAGCCGGTGAAGAGACCACGACTGCCGCGGCGGAAGAGACGACGACGGAGGCGGGCAACGAGACGGAAACCGACGGCGAGGACGTGACGAACGGACCGATGATGGATACGTCCGCGCAGGTCGTCCTGATCGAGGACGCACAGCGGCCACAGGTCTCGATGCCCGGCGAAGACGGTGAAGAGACGACCACCGCAAGTGACGAGAACGAGACCGAGACGGCCACCGCAGGTGACGAGAACGAGACCGAGACCGTCGCCGTCGGTGGCGAGAACGAGACCGAGACGGCCACCGCAGGTGGCGGCAACCAGACCGAGACCGCGGCGAACACGAGCGTCAGCGTCCAGGGAGCCGCCCCTGCTGACGCGTTCGCCGTCGCACCCGCCGACGCCGAGCGGTTCGCAGTGACCGCGCCGGCGGTGCGCGCGCCCTGA
- a CDS encoding helix-turn-helix domain-containing protein, whose amino-acid sequence MSEESGERLAVGCAGEDWCPITTTAALVGRKWHPVILHRLMDGGPAGFNELEARVDGISSKVLSESLDDLEANDLVVRETVSETPVRVQYSLTETGASLDGVVYAMRDWGTEHLVEPDSGDGD is encoded by the coding sequence ATGAGCGAGGAGTCGGGCGAGCGGCTTGCGGTCGGGTGCGCTGGCGAAGACTGGTGCCCGATCACGACGACTGCAGCGCTCGTCGGACGGAAGTGGCATCCAGTCATCCTCCATCGCCTGATGGATGGCGGCCCGGCGGGGTTCAACGAACTGGAGGCGCGCGTCGACGGCATCTCCAGCAAGGTGCTCTCGGAGAGCCTCGACGACCTCGAGGCGAACGACCTCGTGGTTCGCGAGACCGTGAGCGAGACGCCCGTGCGCGTCCAGTACTCGCTGACGGAGACGGGTGCGTCACTCGACGGGGTCGTGTACGCGATGCGCGACTGGGGAACCGAGCACCTCGTCGAACCCGATTCCGGGGACGGGGACTGA
- a CDS encoding type B DNA-directed DNA polymerase — MAFVVDFLDDGRVRSWTLDADGGATATTRAYAPRFYVGVRGRRDGQGRLREGADDRGTFLDLRAHYEAHPDVLGTTFVHKRTYFGRPPERVLAVDATHVDRVRSLARQSHEVAPTGDFACFDVDLSPGFRYHLDALGDAGGRVAGGISDSSDATDAPAPADPTPARDPVTLEISVPEGERGNDAHEALVVDSVASTTRRADGTASGGSVGGERVAGDPAAVASAVESRVAAADPDVLVLDTATLVPRLAAASERPASEYALGRRPGYRELAGESTYTSYGRVGHSPARYAIPGRAIVDRANTFFLNETSMAGVLDLVGRSHKPLQEAAWASIGNVLTAIQIREARSRDVLVPWHAWRHESFGSLRTLHDADRGGLTLSPAVGRHRDVHELDFASLYPNVICTRNVSPDTVRCACHREREDVPGLGYAICDDDGYLPDVLRPLVDDRRDVKAAIAAERASDDPDRERIAELEGRSSAIKWILVSCFGYQGFSNAKFGRIECHEAINAYAREILLSAKERLEAGGWRVLHGIVDSLWVTPAPDVPDDDREPLDALASEITDAAGIRLEHEAAYDWVAFCPLAHEDGTSTADASTSAVSGALTKYVAKRADAPDEVPADDDCTADEAAPGGAADATTFGEAFKLRGIAARRRNTPAFVAAVQRDCLRVLDATDDPDAVCERAREAVDRLRRGDVDPDRLVARRRTSQPADAYDRYTDATAALDRARDRGVPAGPGRDVRYVVVDGDRDTRERVRLASEPVDRYDADHYATQVVRAVADVLGPLDWSRDDVRDAIHGHENASIRGFSAK, encoded by the coding sequence ACTACGAGGCGCACCCGGACGTGCTCGGGACGACGTTCGTCCACAAGCGCACGTACTTCGGGCGGCCGCCCGAGCGCGTGCTGGCGGTGGACGCGACGCACGTCGACCGCGTCCGGTCGCTCGCCCGGCAGTCCCACGAGGTCGCGCCGACCGGCGACTTCGCGTGCTTCGACGTCGACCTGTCGCCGGGGTTCCGGTACCACCTGGACGCGCTCGGCGACGCGGGCGGGCGCGTCGCCGGCGGAATCTCCGACTCCAGCGACGCCACCGACGCTCCGGCGCCGGCGGACCCGACGCCCGCCCGCGACCCGGTGACGCTCGAGATATCGGTCCCCGAGGGAGAGCGCGGGAACGACGCGCACGAGGCGCTCGTCGTCGACAGCGTCGCGTCGACGACGCGACGAGCAGACGGAACCGCGAGCGGCGGTTCCGTCGGCGGCGAGCGCGTCGCGGGCGACCCGGCCGCGGTCGCGTCGGCGGTCGAGTCCCGCGTCGCCGCGGCGGACCCGGACGTGCTCGTGCTCGACACCGCGACGCTCGTCCCACGGCTCGCGGCCGCGAGCGAGCGCCCGGCGAGCGAGTACGCGCTCGGCCGTCGCCCGGGCTACCGCGAGCTCGCGGGCGAGTCGACGTACACGAGCTACGGCCGGGTCGGGCACTCGCCAGCGAGGTACGCGATCCCCGGACGGGCGATCGTGGACCGCGCGAACACGTTCTTCCTGAACGAGACGAGCATGGCGGGCGTCCTCGACCTCGTCGGGCGCTCGCACAAGCCCCTCCAGGAGGCGGCGTGGGCGAGCATCGGGAACGTCCTCACCGCGATCCAGATCCGGGAGGCGCGCTCGCGGGACGTGCTCGTGCCGTGGCACGCGTGGCGTCACGAGTCGTTCGGGTCGCTGCGGACGCTTCACGACGCTGACCGCGGCGGCCTCACGCTCTCCCCCGCGGTCGGCCGGCACCGGGACGTGCACGAGTTGGACTTCGCGAGCCTCTACCCGAACGTCATCTGCACGCGGAACGTCTCCCCGGACACCGTCCGGTGCGCGTGCCACCGCGAGCGCGAGGACGTCCCCGGGCTCGGGTACGCGATCTGCGACGACGACGGCTACCTGCCGGACGTCCTCCGGCCGCTCGTCGACGACCGCCGCGACGTCAAGGCAGCCATCGCCGCCGAGCGCGCGAGCGACGACCCGGACCGCGAACGCATCGCGGAACTCGAGGGTCGGTCGAGTGCCATCAAGTGGATCCTCGTCTCCTGCTTCGGCTACCAGGGGTTCTCGAACGCGAAGTTCGGCCGCATCGAGTGCCACGAGGCCATCAACGCCTATGCCAGGGAGATCCTCCTGTCCGCGAAGGAGCGCCTCGAGGCGGGCGGATGGCGCGTCCTCCACGGCATCGTCGACAGCCTCTGGGTGACGCCCGCACCGGACGTCCCCGACGACGACCGCGAGCCGCTGGACGCGCTCGCGAGCGAGATTACGGACGCCGCCGGCATCCGCCTGGAGCACGAGGCCGCGTACGACTGGGTGGCGTTCTGTCCGCTCGCCCACGAGGACGGCACCTCGACCGCGGACGCGTCGACGTCGGCCGTCAGCGGCGCGCTCACGAAGTACGTCGCGAAGCGCGCGGACGCGCCCGACGAGGTCCCGGCGGACGACGACTGCACCGCAGACGAGGCGGCGCCTGGAGGCGCCGCCGATGCGACCACCTTCGGCGAGGCGTTCAAACTTCGCGGGATCGCCGCGCGCCGCCGGAACACGCCCGCGTTCGTCGCGGCCGTCCAGCGCGACTGCCTGCGCGTTCTCGACGCCACCGACGACCCCGACGCCGTCTGCGAGCGCGCTCGCGAAGCCGTCGACCGTCTCCGCCGCGGCGACGTCGACCCGGACCGCCTCGTCGCGCGCCGCCGCACCAGCCAGCCAGCCGACGCCTACGACCGCTACACGGACGCGACCGCCGCGCTCGACCGCGCCCGCGACCGCGGCGTCCCCGCAGGTCCCGGCCGCGACGTCCGGTACGTCGTCGTCGACGGCGACAGGGACACTCGCGAGCGCGTCCGCCTCGCCAGCGAACCCGTCGACCGGTACGACGCCGACCACTACGCCACCCAGGTCGTGCGCGCCGTTGCCGACGTCCTCGGGCCGCTCGACTGGAGCAGAGACGACGTCCGCGACGCCATCCACGGCCACGAGAACGCGAGCATCCGGGGGTTCTCGGCGAAGTGA
- a CDS encoding NADH:flavin oxidoreductase, giving the protein MTRVSATDDGRATDRMAQYYAKFATGGFSFLVTEGVYTDDAYSKGYLNQPGLVTDGHVDGWTQVTDAVHDEGGAIFAQLMHSGAQNQGIPRDADRETIAPSAVQPEGEKNPAYGGDGPYPEPKEATRDDLDTAREGFVTAATNAADAGFDGVELHAANGYLLNEFLSTKMNRRDDEYGGAPDARVRYPAEVIEAVADATPDDFVVGVRVSQSMVTDYGYEWPEGEAAAAVFFETLSSAGADYVHTTERYATEPTFGDDGPSLAEAAVEYVTDDTVVIANGNLGTPEAARQVLEDGADLLTLGTSALANPDWPTRVAAGEELAELDRTAMLEPEATIGDDELSVHESPVDD; this is encoded by the coding sequence ATGACGCGGGTGAGTGCGACGGACGACGGGCGAGCAACCGACAGGATGGCCCAGTACTACGCGAAGTTCGCCACGGGTGGGTTCTCGTTCCTCGTGACCGAAGGCGTCTACACCGACGACGCCTACAGCAAGGGCTACCTGAACCAGCCCGGGCTCGTCACGGACGGCCACGTCGACGGGTGGACGCAGGTCACCGACGCCGTACACGACGAGGGTGGGGCGATCTTCGCGCAATTGATGCACAGCGGCGCCCAGAACCAGGGGATTCCACGGGACGCCGACCGGGAGACCATCGCGCCGTCCGCGGTCCAGCCCGAGGGCGAGAAGAACCCCGCCTACGGTGGCGACGGCCCGTATCCCGAGCCGAAGGAAGCCACCAGGGACGACCTCGACACTGCGCGCGAGGGGTTCGTCACGGCGGCGACGAACGCCGCCGACGCCGGGTTCGATGGCGTCGAACTGCACGCCGCGAACGGCTACCTCCTCAACGAGTTCCTCTCGACGAAGATGAACCGGCGTGACGACGAGTACGGCGGTGCGCCGGACGCTCGCGTGCGGTATCCGGCCGAAGTCATCGAGGCAGTCGCCGATGCGACCCCAGACGACTTCGTCGTTGGCGTCCGGGTCTCGCAGTCGATGGTGACCGACTACGGCTACGAGTGGCCCGAGGGCGAAGCGGCAGCGGCCGTGTTCTTCGAGACGCTCTCGAGTGCTGGGGCGGATTACGTCCACACGACCGAACGCTACGCCACGGAACCGACGTTCGGGGACGACGGCCCGTCGCTGGCGGAAGCCGCCGTCGAGTACGTCACCGACGACACGGTCGTCATCGCCAACGGCAACCTGGGCACGCCCGAGGCAGCACGCCAAGTCCTCGAGGACGGAGCAGACCTCCTGACGCTCGGGACGAGCGCACTCGCGAACCCGGACTGGCCAACGCGAGTCGCAGCCGGCGAAGAACTCGCAGAACTCGACCGGACCGCGATGCTGGAACCGGAGGCAACGATCGGCGACGACGAACTCTCGGTCCACGAATCCCCCGTCGACGACTGA
- a CDS encoding nucleoside deaminase yields MGALDDFDHERHVRTALDLAREAAARGDNPFGSVLVRDDEVVMSESNRVVTEDDVRRHPELHLAYRACREMDAAERAETVMYTSTEPCPMCAGGMRSAGFARVVYSVGGDEIGAFTGENSPVRAAAVLGDRTDVHGPVLNEPGRAVHESFDW; encoded by the coding sequence ATGGGAGCCCTCGACGACTTCGATCACGAGCGGCACGTGCGTACCGCACTCGACCTGGCGCGGGAGGCGGCGGCGCGCGGGGACAACCCGTTCGGGAGCGTGCTCGTGCGGGACGACGAGGTCGTGATGTCCGAATCGAACCGCGTCGTCACCGAGGACGACGTCCGTCGCCACCCCGAGCTACACCTCGCGTACCGCGCGTGCCGCGAGATGGACGCCGCGGAGCGCGCGGAGACGGTGATGTACACGAGCACGGAACCGTGTCCGATGTGCGCCGGCGGCATGCGGAGCGCCGGGTTCGCGCGCGTCGTCTACAGCGTCGGCGGCGACGAGATCGGCGCGTTCACGGGCGAGAACTCGCCGGTCCGGGCCGCGGCCGTCCTCGGCGACCGCACCGACGTTCACGGCCCCGTCCTGAACGAGCCGGGCCGAGCGGTCCACGAATCGTTCGACTGGTAG
- a CDS encoding AAA domain-containing protein — protein MERSGANGDDGASAATSIGDLSSDWSVGSASLYRSADRPGDQSRFGGSISTTVLRTALDHAAETVRETTAEHDGYAVPLHDADGDAVTDEYVLWRPDADQFGWYDEGFGIDGTVRFVGVDTAAATTIGDRLRRWHPDERDAEAAVEQDDYERESERPNDSGAPAEADESAVELPPSTVEPTTALDETAVEDVVEDLLGFVASEREAERAANRAHLREAGVEALVADGVATGPFVSLGRANRPDDLGEFRLQLAEGGDDGGRDPARGRDGDGMRDVYPNSVFLAHALDGDDEAFPFAVRATRVDGPVLTVKPAQSCDLALGVVEDRLSDRDREFWLAPLSNPVPYERRTEAIERVVADDAKRGLLAGSRPVHFAADPLSTPSVPLELNAYQRRALKWAVDAEDVVCIHGPPGTGKTRALTAFVLHAASHGQSVLVAAHSNQAVDNLLVGDSTLADPEPETLHAFAAGADGEPDNGDRDADDDRALRVARVGRNSTNDVVDRHYATASVATADVVAATTSGAATFDADAFDVAVVDEATQASRAATAIALDRAEKLVLAGDHRQLPPYATREGANGALDPESDGEGGRTRTSLFESLLDRYGDDVSVLLGRQYRMHEAIAEFPNEAFYDGDLETAAAVRDRTIDGLDPLVGVDVRGGDRQAAGEHSYANPAEAEVVVEEVRRLVEHGVAPEDVGVIATYRGQVDLLCSLLGDADIEGVGRTTVDTVDSFQGGEREAVVVSFVRSNDAARSGFLEVPDEGPRRLNVALTRARKRLVLVGDWATLSTVGPNRTPECSCASVYAALRDRLERDDRMRSRR, from the coding sequence ATGGAGCGGTCGGGCGCGAACGGCGACGACGGGGCGTCGGCGGCGACGAGCATCGGCGACCTGTCGAGCGACTGGAGCGTCGGGAGTGCGTCGCTGTACCGGTCGGCCGACCGACCGGGCGACCAATCCCGCTTCGGGGGGAGCATCTCGACGACCGTCCTCCGGACGGCGCTCGACCACGCGGCCGAGACGGTACGAGAGACGACCGCGGAACACGACGGGTACGCGGTTCCACTGCACGACGCCGACGGCGACGCCGTCACGGACGAGTACGTGCTCTGGCGGCCCGACGCCGACCAGTTCGGGTGGTACGACGAGGGGTTCGGCATCGACGGCACCGTCCGCTTCGTCGGCGTCGACACCGCCGCCGCGACCACGATCGGCGACCGGCTCCGCCGCTGGCACCCAGACGAACGCGACGCGGAGGCGGCCGTCGAGCAAGACGACTACGAGCGCGAGAGCGAGCGCCCGAACGATTCCGGCGCGCCAGCGGAAGCTGACGAGTCGGCCGTCGAACTGCCGCCGTCGACCGTCGAGCCGACGACGGCGCTCGACGAGACGGCCGTCGAGGACGTCGTCGAGGACCTGCTGGGGTTCGTCGCGTCCGAACGCGAGGCGGAGCGAGCGGCGAACCGCGCGCATCTCCGCGAGGCCGGCGTGGAGGCGCTCGTCGCGGACGGCGTCGCGACCGGGCCGTTCGTCTCGCTCGGACGCGCGAACCGACCTGACGACCTCGGCGAGTTCCGGCTCCAGCTCGCCGAAGGCGGTGACGACGGCGGACGCGACCCAGCCAGGGGACGCGACGGCGACGGGATGAGGGACGTGTACCCGAACAGCGTCTTCCTCGCGCACGCGCTCGACGGCGACGACGAGGCGTTCCCGTTCGCGGTTCGGGCGACGCGCGTCGACGGGCCCGTGCTGACCGTCAAGCCCGCGCAGTCCTGCGACCTCGCGCTCGGCGTCGTCGAGGACCGCCTCTCGGACCGCGACCGCGAGTTCTGGCTCGCACCACTGTCGAATCCCGTGCCGTACGAGCGACGGACCGAGGCGATAGAGCGGGTCGTAGCCGACGACGCGAAGCGCGGCCTCCTCGCCGGCAGTCGCCCGGTTCACTTCGCCGCGGACCCGCTGTCGACGCCGAGCGTCCCGCTCGAATTGAACGCGTACCAGCGGCGGGCGCTCAAGTGGGCTGTCGACGCCGAAGACGTCGTCTGCATCCACGGGCCGCCTGGGACGGGGAAGACGCGGGCGCTCACCGCGTTCGTCCTGCACGCGGCGTCCCACGGCCAGTCCGTGCTCGTCGCCGCGCACTCGAACCAGGCGGTCGACAACCTCCTCGTCGGCGACAGCACGCTCGCCGACCCCGAGCCGGAGACGCTGCACGCGTTCGCCGCCGGCGCCGACGGCGAACCCGACAACGGCGACCGGGACGCCGACGACGACCGCGCGCTGCGCGTCGCGCGCGTCGGCCGGAACTCGACGAACGACGTCGTCGACCGCCACTACGCGACCGCGTCCGTCGCGACCGCCGACGTGGTCGCGGCGACGACCAGCGGCGCGGCGACGTTCGACGCGGACGCGTTCGACGTCGCGGTCGTCGACGAGGCGACGCAGGCGAGTCGCGCCGCGACCGCGATCGCGCTCGACCGCGCGGAGAAACTCGTGCTCGCCGGCGACCACCGCCAGCTTCCGCCGTACGCCACCCGCGAGGGCGCGAACGGTGCTCTCGACCCCGAGAGCGACGGCGAGGGGGGTCGCACGCGAACGTCGCTGTTCGAGTCGCTCCTCGACAGGTACGGCGACGACGTCTCCGTCCTCCTGGGCCGCCAGTACCGGATGCACGAGGCGATCGCCGAGTTCCCGAACGAGGCGTTCTACGACGGCGACCTGGAGACGGCCGCGGCAGTCCGCGATCGAACGATCGACGGCCTCGACCCGCTGGTCGGCGTCGACGTCCGCGGCGGCGATCGGCAGGCCGCGGGCGAGCACTCCTACGCCAACCCCGCGGAGGCCGAGGTCGTGGTCGAGGAGGTCCGTCGCCTCGTCGAGCACGGCGTCGCCCCGGAGGACGTGGGCGTGATCGCGACGTACCGCGGACAGGTCGATCTCCTCTGTTCGCTTCTGGGCGACGCGGACATCGAGGGCGTCGGGCGGACGACGGTCGACACCGTCGACTCGTTCCAGGGCGGGGAGCGCGAGGCCGTCGTCGTCTCGTTCGTCCGCAGCAACGACGCCGCACGGAGCGGGTTCCTGGAGGTCCCCGACGAGGGACCGCGGCGGCTGAACGTCGCGCTCACGCGCGCCCGGAAGCGCCTCGTGCTCGTCGGGGACTGGGCGACGCTCTCGACGGTCGGCCCGAACCGGACCCCCGAGTGCAGTTGCGCCAGCGTCTACGCCGCGCTCCGCGACCGACTGGAGCGCGACGACCGCATGCGTTCCCGGCGGTGA